Proteins encoded by one window of Luteimonas yindakuii:
- a CDS encoding fructose bisphosphate aldolase: protein MAVNQQQLDRIASGKGFIAALDQSGGSTPKALKLYGIDESAWSDEAGMYDLVHQMRTRIVTSPAFTGERILGAILFERTLDASFAGQDAASFLWNEKQVVPFLKIDKGLEDEANGVQLMKPIPGLAELLAKARAKGVFGTKERSVIKANNAAGIAAVLDQQFELGQQVLDAGLVPIIEPEVDIKAADKEAIEVELKKGLLERLDRIDAKTPVILKLTLPSVDGYFQELVDHPAVLKVVALSGGYSRDDANAKLAKNPGVVASFSRALTEGLSAQHSDADFNQALDASIESIHRASIA, encoded by the coding sequence GTGGCAGTGAATCAGCAGCAACTCGACAGGATCGCCTCGGGCAAGGGCTTCATCGCCGCGCTGGACCAGAGCGGCGGCAGCACGCCCAAGGCGCTGAAGCTCTACGGCATCGACGAATCGGCGTGGTCCGACGAGGCCGGGATGTACGACCTGGTGCACCAGATGCGCACCCGCATCGTCACCAGCCCGGCATTCACCGGTGAGCGCATCCTCGGCGCCATCCTGTTCGAGCGCACCCTCGACGCCAGCTTCGCCGGCCAGGACGCCGCCAGCTTCCTGTGGAACGAGAAGCAGGTCGTGCCGTTCCTGAAGATCGACAAGGGCCTGGAAGACGAGGCCAACGGCGTGCAGCTGATGAAGCCGATCCCCGGCCTTGCCGAGCTGCTGGCCAAGGCCAGGGCCAAGGGCGTGTTCGGCACCAAGGAGCGTTCGGTCATCAAGGCCAACAACGCCGCCGGCATCGCCGCGGTGCTCGACCAGCAGTTCGAACTCGGCCAGCAGGTGCTCGACGCCGGGCTGGTGCCGATCATCGAGCCGGAAGTCGACATCAAGGCCGCCGACAAGGAAGCCATCGAGGTCGAGCTGAAGAAGGGCCTGCTCGAGCGGCTGGACCGCATCGATGCGAAGACGCCGGTGATCCTCAAGCTCACCCTGCCGAGCGTGGACGGCTACTTCCAGGAGCTGGTGGACCATCCGGCCGTGCTGAAGGTGGTGGCGCTGTCGGGCGGCTACAGCCGCGACGACGCCAACGCAAAGCTGGCGAAGAATCCGGGCGTGGTCGCGAGCTTCAGCCGCGCGCTGACCGAAGGCCTGAGCGCGCAGCACAGCGACGCGGACTTCAACCAGGCACTCGACGCCTCGATCGAGTCGATCCATCGCGCATCGATCGCCTGA
- a CDS encoding DUF3348 family protein, whose protein sequence is MQQAQLRAPVPASTLPRLLARIAGATPMPPPQAPAARLGEWLDWPRAVALSRALDGPAAVDDDAGSDVDADTCAHVREELVQSITAERGWPAADAGSDAAAAAVLRHCQSLQRAMQAATGRLRGQLRDRLARQSPLQARLAAVDAVLEGVLSPREHALLAPVPALLAAHCERLQRSDGATAQADGWYRPFREDARQVLLAELDLRFQPVDALVAALRPSSVDA, encoded by the coding sequence ATGCAGCAAGCCCAGCTCCGGGCACCCGTTCCAGCCTCCACCCTGCCCCGCCTGCTGGCGCGGATCGCGGGGGCCACGCCGATGCCGCCACCGCAGGCGCCGGCGGCCCGGCTCGGGGAATGGCTGGACTGGCCGCGTGCGGTCGCCCTGTCGCGTGCGCTGGATGGCCCTGCCGCGGTGGACGACGACGCCGGGTCCGATGTGGACGCCGACACCTGCGCGCACGTGCGCGAGGAGCTCGTGCAATCGATCACCGCCGAGCGTGGCTGGCCCGCGGCCGATGCCGGCAGCGACGCCGCCGCTGCCGCGGTGCTGCGCCATTGCCAGTCGCTGCAGCGCGCGATGCAGGCGGCGACCGGGCGCCTGCGCGGACAGCTGCGCGACCGCCTGGCACGGCAGTCGCCGCTTCAGGCCCGGCTGGCGGCGGTCGACGCGGTGCTCGAAGGCGTGCTCAGCCCGCGCGAGCATGCGTTGCTGGCGCCGGTGCCCGCATTGCTGGCCGCGCACTGCGAACGCCTGCAGCGCAGCGACGGCGCAACGGCCCAGGCCGATGGCTGGTACCGCCCGTTCCGCGAGGACGCCCGGCAGGTGCTGCTGGCCGAACTCGACCTCCGCTTCCAACCCGTCGATGCGCTGGTCGCCGCGCTTCGCCCTTCTTCCGTGGACGCATGA
- a CDS encoding DUF802 domain-containing protein produces the protein MNRHLIHWPVFATGLLAIGWIGAGYLGSHTLALAVTLLIAALYLVGALELHRYRQATATLDRALDGLAEPPAVLADWLEQVDAALRGVVRLRVEEGRVPLPVPSLTPYLVGMLVLLGMLGTLLGMLLTLRGTGMALQTASDLQAVRDSLAAPVEGLGVAFGTSIAGVAASSMLGLLSALCRSERAAVVRRLDSAIATTLRLHSPAQQRDETLQLMRAQSTVMPALVERLQDMMAALDRQAQAAHAHQTAQQDSFHAGTAAAYERLAASVEQSLQRSASDSARAFGDALQPVVATTMEAVTRETTRLHQTVAAAVDSQLQALSAGVEANGHAMATLWRQALEQQREAQAALAATTRDRMDQVGTRFTEHAATLVDAVATQLDGTAARIGSAWDAALERQQAQHAQLVAQQQAALVAAGDGLASRAQTLLDDIAASHARLQDALASGDEQRLATWTREFSAIGTALRADWARIGDEAAQRQQAICDALARTAQQIGEQAQAHASATIAEIATLVQVASEAPRAAAEVVAELRQKLSDSMVRDTELLAERTQLMDTLATLLDAVNHASVQQREAIDALVSTSAGLLERVGDRFVAQVEGETGKLDDAATRVGVGAAEVASLGEAFAGAVELFGASNERLLERLDGIGATLDATATRSDEQLAYYVAQAREVVDLSVLAQKQIIEELRQLPRVRDRVDA, from the coding sequence ATGAACAGACATCTCATCCATTGGCCGGTGTTCGCCACCGGCCTGCTGGCCATCGGCTGGATCGGCGCCGGCTATCTCGGCAGCCATACGCTGGCGCTGGCGGTCACCCTGCTGATCGCTGCGCTGTACCTGGTCGGCGCCCTCGAACTGCACCGCTACCGCCAGGCCACCGCGACGCTGGACCGCGCGCTCGACGGGCTGGCCGAACCGCCCGCGGTGCTGGCGGACTGGCTGGAGCAGGTCGATGCCGCCCTGCGTGGCGTGGTGCGCCTGCGCGTGGAGGAAGGCCGGGTACCGCTGCCGGTGCCGTCGCTGACGCCGTACCTGGTCGGGATGCTGGTGCTGCTGGGCATGCTCGGCACCCTGCTCGGCATGCTGCTGACCCTGCGCGGCACCGGGATGGCGTTGCAGACCGCGAGCGACCTGCAGGCGGTGCGCGACTCGCTGGCCGCCCCGGTCGAGGGCCTGGGTGTCGCATTCGGCACCTCGATCGCCGGTGTCGCCGCCTCGTCGATGCTGGGCCTGCTGTCGGCGCTGTGCCGCAGCGAACGCGCGGCCGTGGTGCGGCGCCTCGACAGTGCGATCGCCACCACCCTGCGCCTGCACTCGCCGGCACAACAGCGCGACGAAACCCTGCAACTGATGCGCGCGCAGTCCACCGTGATGCCGGCGCTGGTGGAGCGCCTGCAGGACATGATGGCCGCGCTGGACCGCCAGGCGCAGGCCGCGCATGCGCACCAGACCGCGCAGCAGGACAGCTTCCACGCCGGCACCGCCGCGGCCTACGAACGCCTCGCCGCCTCGGTCGAACAGTCGCTGCAGCGCAGCGCCAGCGACAGCGCACGCGCCTTCGGCGACGCATTGCAGCCGGTGGTGGCGACGACGATGGAAGCGGTGACGCGCGAGACCACGCGCCTGCACCAGACCGTCGCCGCCGCGGTCGACAGCCAGCTGCAGGCACTGTCGGCCGGCGTCGAAGCCAACGGCCACGCCATGGCCACGTTGTGGCGGCAGGCGCTCGAGCAGCAGCGCGAGGCCCAGGCAGCGCTGGCGGCGACCACCCGCGATCGCATGGACCAGGTCGGCACGCGGTTCACCGAGCACGCCGCCACGCTGGTCGATGCGGTCGCCACGCAACTGGACGGGACCGCCGCACGCATCGGCAGCGCATGGGACGCCGCACTCGAACGCCAGCAGGCGCAGCACGCGCAACTCGTCGCCCAGCAGCAGGCCGCGCTGGTGGCCGCCGGCGACGGGCTCGCCAGCAGGGCACAGACGTTGCTGGACGACATCGCGGCCTCGCACGCGCGCCTGCAGGACGCGCTCGCCAGTGGCGACGAACAACGCCTGGCGACATGGACCCGCGAGTTCAGCGCAATCGGCACCGCGTTGCGCGCGGACTGGGCACGCATCGGCGATGAGGCCGCGCAACGCCAGCAGGCGATCTGCGACGCGCTCGCACGCACCGCGCAGCAGATCGGCGAGCAGGCGCAGGCGCATGCCAGTGCCACCATCGCCGAAATTGCCACCCTGGTGCAGGTGGCATCGGAAGCCCCGCGCGCAGCCGCGGAAGTGGTGGCGGAACTGCGGCAGAAGCTGTCCGACAGCATGGTCCGCGACACCGAGCTGCTCGCCGAGCGCACCCAGCTGATGGACACGCTGGCCACCCTGCTCGACGCGGTCAACCATGCCTCCGTGCAGCAGCGCGAGGCGATCGACGCGCTGGTGTCCACCAGTGCCGGCCTGCTGGAGCGGGTGGGCGATCGCTTCGTTGCACAGGTCGAAGGCGAGACCGGCAAGCTCGACGACGCCGCCACCCGCGTCGGCGTGGGTGCGGCCGAAGTCGCCAGCCTTGGCGAGGCGTTTGCCGGTGCGGTGGAACTGTTCGGTGCCAGCAACGAACGGCTGCTGGAGCGGCTCGACGGCATCGGCGCCACGCTCGACGCCACCGCCACCCGCAGCGACGAACAGCTCGCCTACTACGTTGCGCAGGCGCGCGAAGTGGTCGACCTCAGCGTGCTGGCGCAGAAGCAGATCATCGAGGAGCTGCGACAGCTGCCCCGCGTACGCGACCGGGTCGACGCATGA
- a CDS encoding OmpA family protein has translation MSLEVEVDDGAGAPVWAAFGDLMSVLLGVFVLILVGVIGVQLHLEVQLQQEIEQRQAEEQRRQALEDALAAPLAAGRITLVDGRIGIRGSVLFALNSDRLQPEGVDLLATLAGPLSGYLGTRDEILMVSGFTDDRQIRGSNRQFADNWELSAQRALTVTRALVEHGVPAASVFAAAFGAEQPVAPNTDEAGRARNRRVEMAPVPRQQSAAHGG, from the coding sequence ATGAGCCTGGAAGTCGAGGTCGACGACGGCGCCGGGGCACCGGTCTGGGCCGCGTTCGGCGACCTGATGTCGGTGCTGCTGGGCGTGTTCGTGCTGATCCTGGTCGGCGTGATCGGCGTACAGCTGCACCTTGAAGTGCAGCTGCAGCAGGAGATCGAACAGCGCCAAGCGGAGGAGCAGCGACGCCAGGCACTGGAGGACGCGCTCGCGGCGCCGCTGGCGGCCGGGCGCATCACCCTGGTCGATGGCCGCATCGGCATCCGCGGCAGCGTGCTGTTCGCGCTCAACTCCGACCGCCTGCAACCCGAGGGCGTGGACCTGCTGGCGACGCTGGCCGGTCCGCTGTCGGGCTATCTCGGCACGCGCGACGAGATCCTGATGGTCAGCGGCTTCACCGATGACCGGCAGATCCGCGGCAGCAACCGCCAGTTCGCCGACAACTGGGAACTGTCGGCACAGCGCGCGCTCACCGTGACCCGCGCGCTGGTCGAGCATGGCGTGCCGGCCGCGTCGGTGTTCGCCGCCGCCTTCGGTGCCGAACAACCGGTGGCGCCGAACACCGACGAGGCGGGACGTGCGCGCAACCGCCGGGTGGAGATGGCGCCGGTGCCGCGCCAGCAGTCGGCGGCCCATGGCGGCTGA
- a CDS encoding DUF2894 domain-containing protein — protein MAADAPAGIAGLRPVDALRRGHIDALRRRMEGADDALRDALAQRLLALEATPVERACCGHRPSADAASTAMFGPLLATLEQEARWRDAHAVDGVPSRAAYPALPALQPLRALWAQLRIEGQTREALAPATTDAGPLNSANLVHRALTLMRDASPGYLHHLMAYLDVLSAVEQMPAADTLRPANAAAPPAKKRARASRAKRK, from the coding sequence ATGGCGGCTGACGCACCCGCCGGCATCGCCGGACTCCGGCCTGTTGACGCGCTGCGCCGCGGACACATCGACGCGCTGCGTCGTCGCATGGAAGGCGCGGACGATGCACTGCGCGACGCCCTCGCGCAGCGGCTCCTGGCGCTGGAAGCCACTCCCGTCGAACGCGCGTGTTGCGGCCATCGGCCAAGCGCGGACGCGGCATCCACCGCGATGTTCGGCCCGCTGCTGGCCACGCTCGAACAGGAAGCCCGCTGGCGCGATGCGCATGCGGTCGATGGCGTTCCATCCCGCGCCGCCTATCCGGCCCTGCCGGCGCTGCAGCCGCTGCGGGCGCTGTGGGCACAGCTGCGCATCGAAGGACAGACGCGCGAGGCCCTGGCACCGGCCACCACCGATGCCGGGCCGTTGAATTCGGCCAACCTCGTGCACCGCGCGCTCACCCTGATGCGCGACGCGTCGCCCGGCTACCTGCACCACCTGATGGCCTACCTCGACGTGCTGTCGGCCGTGGAGCAGATGCCCGCCGCCGACACCCTGCGGCCTGCCAACGCCGCCGCGCCACCGGCGAAGAAACGCGCGCGCGCGTCGCGGGCAAAGCGCAAGTAG
- a CDS encoding PQQ-dependent sugar dehydrogenase, producing the protein MSRTSLTLAAALAVSLAACNPAPEPTLQYGSDVNLPQPKRGLLPQMVIASPDTWGDQLPAVPDGFEVRAIATDLGIPRQTLVLPNGDILVAEGRGGNAPKLKPKDVIAGPIKAAGTTSVKSGNRLTLLRDADGDGEYELKTVFAENLNAPYGLALIGNNLYVANQDAVVRFDYQPGQTQASGEPELLTLLPSDINHHWTKAMTASADGRFLYVGIGSNSNITERGMTAEENRAMVWEIDAATGMHREYATGLRNPTALAIEPTTSQLWAVVNERDEIGPDLVPDYLTSVQDGGFYGWPWAYWDGQVDDRVRPQNPDKVAATITPDYSIGAHVASLGVDFSSPVMGPEFAEGAFVGMHGSWNRSEPVGYKVVFVRFQNGRPVGQPIDFATNFRDDDGTTRGRPVGVTVDPRGAVIIADDLANIIWRVSRVGGPAVTPPPVTTPGDAVPADATAPATDAAPADTAAQ; encoded by the coding sequence ATGAGCCGTACTTCCCTCACCCTCGCCGCGGCGCTGGCCGTGTCGCTGGCCGCCTGCAACCCGGCGCCGGAGCCGACGCTGCAGTACGGCTCCGACGTCAACCTCCCGCAGCCCAAGCGCGGCCTGCTGCCGCAGATGGTGATCGCCAGCCCCGACACCTGGGGCGACCAGCTTCCGGCCGTGCCGGATGGTTTCGAGGTGCGCGCCATCGCCACCGATCTCGGCATCCCGCGCCAGACCCTGGTGCTGCCCAACGGCGACATCCTCGTGGCCGAGGGCCGTGGCGGCAACGCACCCAAGCTCAAGCCCAAGGACGTCATCGCCGGGCCGATCAAGGCCGCGGGCACCACCTCGGTCAAGAGCGGCAACCGCCTGACCCTGCTGCGCGATGCCGATGGTGACGGCGAGTACGAGCTCAAGACGGTGTTCGCCGAGAACCTCAACGCGCCGTACGGCCTCGCCCTGATCGGCAACAACCTGTACGTGGCGAACCAGGACGCGGTGGTGCGGTTCGACTACCAGCCCGGCCAGACCCAGGCCAGTGGCGAGCCGGAACTGCTCACCCTGCTGCCGTCCGACATCAACCATCACTGGACCAAGGCGATGACCGCCAGTGCCGATGGCCGCTTCCTGTATGTCGGCATCGGTTCGAACTCCAACATCACCGAGCGCGGCATGACCGCCGAGGAAAACCGGGCGATGGTGTGGGAGATCGACGCCGCGACCGGCATGCACCGCGAGTACGCGACCGGTCTGCGCAATCCCACCGCGCTTGCGATCGAGCCGACCACCAGCCAGCTGTGGGCGGTGGTCAACGAGCGTGACGAGATCGGTCCGGACCTGGTGCCCGATTACCTGACCTCGGTGCAGGACGGCGGCTTCTACGGCTGGCCGTGGGCGTACTGGGACGGGCAGGTGGATGACCGCGTGCGTCCGCAGAATCCGGACAAGGTCGCCGCGACGATCACGCCCGACTACAGCATCGGTGCGCACGTCGCGTCGCTGGGCGTGGACTTCTCGTCGCCGGTGATGGGTCCGGAGTTCGCTGAAGGTGCCTTCGTCGGCATGCACGGCAGCTGGAACCGTTCCGAGCCGGTCGGCTACAAGGTCGTGTTCGTGCGCTTCCAGAACGGTCGCCCGGTCGGCCAGCCGATCGACTTCGCCACCAACTTCCGTGACGACGACGGCACCACCCGCGGCCGCCCGGTCGGCGTGACGGTGGACCCGCGTGGCGCGGTGATCATCGCCGACGACCTGGCCAACATCATCTGGCGCGTCTCGCGCGTCGGTGGCCCGGCGGTGACGCCGCCGCCGGTGACGACCCCGGGCGATGCCGTGCCGGCCGACGCGACCGCGCCGGCCACCGACGCGGCACCGGCGGACACCGCCGCGCAGTAA
- a CDS encoding DUF2231 domain-containing protein encodes MTPSRSRRYAYAIHPLHAVMLAGALALFLGAALSDFAYFRSYEIQWQNFASWLIVSGLVFSAVALLFSLFDLRGAVRTRGAVIYALVVVAMWVVGFFNALMHARDAWASMPGGLVMSLIVVVLALVATFMGFSTARTGELK; translated from the coding sequence ATGACCCCTTCCCGATCCCGTCGCTACGCGTACGCGATCCATCCATTGCATGCCGTCATGCTGGCTGGCGCGCTGGCGCTGTTCCTCGGTGCCGCACTGAGCGACTTCGCCTATTTCCGCAGCTACGAGATCCAGTGGCAGAACTTCGCCTCCTGGCTGATCGTCAGCGGCCTGGTGTTTTCGGCCGTCGCCCTGCTGTTCTCGCTGTTCGACCTGCGTGGCGCGGTGCGCACACGTGGCGCCGTCATCTACGCGCTGGTCGTGGTGGCGATGTGGGTGGTCGGCTTCTTCAACGCGCTGATGCATGCGCGTGACGCCTGGGCAAGCATGCCGGGCGGGCTGGTGATGTCGTTGATCGTGGTCGTACTGGCGCTGGTCGCGACCTTCATGGGGTTCAGCACCGCGCGCACGGGAGAACTGAAATGA
- a CDS encoding amidohydrolase gives MPRRAVTLLLAYCFVLPATIASAADAQRAEVTRAATTLQEKVVDWRRDIHQHPELSNRETRTAAKVADHLRSLGLEPRTGIAHHGVTAVLKGGRPGPRLALRADMDALPVTEATGLPFASTATDTYRGQSTGVMHACGHDAHTAILMGVAEALVGMREQLAGEVLFVFQPAEEGAPEGEEGGARLMLEEGVFAGFKPDAVFGLHVFSTLNADTIGVRAGPTMAASDRFGMKVIGRQTHGSRPWGGVDPILAAAQIVNQSQAIVSRQMDISRQPVVLTFGAINGGIRYNIIPDSVELVGTIRTFDEAMRADVFRRLASVAEHVAAANGATVEAQIPAEEGNPVTFNNEALTARMRPSLEAAAGAANVVEMPLVMGAEDFSLYAQEVPGLFFFVGATTVGADAASAPSNHSPKFDVDESALDLGLRAMLQATLDYLDGDGDGDGDRNRKRAG, from the coding sequence ATGCCACGTCGCGCCGTCACGCTGCTGCTCGCCTACTGTTTCGTCCTCCCCGCCACCATCGCCAGTGCCGCCGACGCCCAGCGCGCCGAGGTCACCCGGGCGGCGACCACGCTGCAGGAAAAGGTCGTGGACTGGCGACGCGACATCCACCAGCACCCGGAACTGTCCAACCGCGAGACGCGCACCGCCGCGAAGGTCGCCGACCATCTGCGCAGCCTGGGCCTGGAGCCGCGCACCGGCATCGCCCACCACGGCGTGACCGCCGTGCTCAAGGGCGGCCGCCCCGGGCCGCGGCTGGCACTGCGCGCCGACATGGACGCGCTGCCGGTGACCGAGGCCACCGGGCTGCCGTTCGCCTCGACCGCCACCGACACCTATCGCGGCCAGAGCACCGGGGTGATGCACGCCTGCGGCCACGATGCGCACACCGCGATCCTGATGGGCGTGGCCGAGGCGCTGGTGGGCATGCGCGAGCAGCTGGCGGGCGAGGTGCTGTTCGTGTTCCAGCCGGCGGAGGAAGGCGCGCCGGAGGGTGAGGAAGGCGGTGCCCGGCTGATGCTGGAGGAAGGCGTGTTCGCCGGCTTCAAGCCCGACGCGGTGTTCGGCCTGCATGTCTTCAGCACGCTCAACGCCGACACCATCGGCGTGCGCGCCGGGCCGACGATGGCGGCGTCGGACCGCTTCGGCATGAAGGTGATCGGCCGCCAGACCCACGGCTCGCGGCCCTGGGGCGGGGTCGACCCCATCCTCGCCGCCGCGCAGATCGTCAACCAGTCGCAGGCGATCGTCAGCCGGCAGATGGACATCAGCAGGCAGCCGGTGGTGCTCACCTTCGGCGCGATCAATGGCGGCATCCGCTACAACATCATCCCGGACTCGGTGGAACTGGTCGGCACCATCCGCACCTTCGACGAGGCCATGCGCGCGGATGTCTTCCGGCGCCTGGCTTCGGTGGCCGAGCACGTGGCCGCCGCCAATGGCGCCACGGTGGAGGCGCAGATCCCGGCCGAAGAAGGCAACCCGGTGACCTTCAACAACGAGGCCCTGACCGCGCGGATGCGCCCGAGCCTGGAAGCCGCCGCCGGTGCCGCCAATGTGGTGGAGATGCCGCTGGTGATGGGCGCGGAGGATTTCTCGCTGTACGCGCAGGAGGTGCCGGGGCTGTTCTTCTTCGTCGGCGCGACCACGGTCGGCGCCGACGCCGCCAGCGCGCCCAGCAACCATTCGCCCAAGTTCGACGTCGACGAGTCCGCGCTCGACCTCGGCCTGCGGGCGATGCTGCAGGCGACGCTGGATTATCTCGACGGCGACGGCGACGGCGATGGCGATC